The following coding sequences are from one Seonamhaeicola sp. ML3 window:
- a CDS encoding FAD-binding and (Fe-S)-binding domain-containing protein — protein MLEVSLENNLKKLSSQLSGELFFDDLHKSIYATDASVYRKIPLAVAFPKDKRDIKKLIAFAHDNNTTLIPRTAGTSLAGQCVGDGIIVDVSKHFTRILNVNEKEKTVTVEPGIIRDELNLFLKPYGLFFAPNTSTSNRCMIGGMVGNNSSGSTSIKYGVTRDKVLEIETILSDGSEVVFKTLTREALQEKLKLETLEGSIYKSLVKELSKPETQLEIRKEFPDKTIHRRNTGYAVDALLDDTSKDGIVQQINIAKLLCGSEGTLAFSTAITLQLDDLPPKEEVLIVPHFKTVQESLEATVIAMTHNLYACELLDKTILDCTKNNREQLKNRFFIDGDPEAILMLEVRADSKELVKSQAQKLIQDLKKANFGYAFAELYGEDIAKALELRKAGLGLLGNIVGDSKAVACIEDTAVDLQDLPNYIAEFTKMMDGYNQKAVYYAHAGAGEIHLRPILNLKKPKDVRLFREITTNTAKLVKKYKGSFSGEHGDGIVRAEFLPLMIGDKNYQLLKRIKQVFDSNNLFNKGKIVDAFPMDESLRYEADRKEPEIKTILDFSDSEGLLKAAEKCNGSGDCRKSVAAGGTMCPSYRATKNEKDTTRARANALREFLTNSNKENPFNHEELKQVFDLCLSCKACASECPSNVDVASFKAEFLYQYYKENSPSLGTRIMANNVKYNKIGSTFQGLTNAVLNTMLSKNLLGIASKRSIPKLASKTFRKWYSKNKSQSKKKVYKKGELYLFVDEFTNYYDVEVGIDTFELLSKLGYKVNIVDHEESGRSLISKGFLDEARTIANKNTAIFSGLISANVPLVGIEPSAILSFRDEYLRLAKNKTEALKISKNTYTIEEFIKNEISNGNISADQFTTKKKIVKIHGHCHQKALSGTESTFLMLNLPKNYSVSIINSGCCGMAGSFGYEKAHYKLSMQIGEDTLFPKIRNTENSVLIAAAGTSCRHQIWDGTKRKSKHPVSILKAALK, from the coding sequence ATGTTGGAGGTAAGCCTTGAAAATAACCTTAAAAAACTATCGTCTCAATTAAGCGGTGAGTTGTTTTTTGATGACTTGCATAAAAGTATTTATGCAACTGATGCTTCGGTGTATCGAAAAATACCATTAGCTGTAGCTTTCCCAAAAGACAAGCGCGATATAAAAAAGCTCATTGCCTTTGCCCATGATAATAATACCACTCTAATTCCAAGAACTGCAGGGACTTCCCTTGCAGGACAATGTGTTGGCGATGGTATTATAGTGGATGTTTCCAAACACTTTACCCGTATTTTAAATGTTAACGAAAAAGAAAAGACCGTAACGGTAGAGCCAGGTATTATAAGAGATGAGCTCAATTTATTTCTTAAACCCTACGGATTGTTTTTTGCGCCAAATACATCTACCAGTAACAGGTGTATGATTGGCGGTATGGTTGGCAACAACTCATCGGGTTCAACTTCTATTAAATACGGGGTTACTAGAGACAAGGTTTTAGAAATTGAAACTATACTGTCAGATGGTTCCGAAGTCGTTTTTAAAACCTTAACTAGAGAAGCGCTTCAAGAGAAACTTAAATTAGAAACATTAGAAGGTTCAATATATAAATCTCTTGTAAAAGAACTATCTAAGCCAGAAACACAATTGGAGATTCGAAAAGAATTCCCTGATAAAACCATACATAGAAGAAATACAGGGTATGCGGTTGATGCGCTTTTAGATGATACATCTAAAGATGGCATAGTTCAACAAATCAATATTGCAAAGTTACTTTGTGGTAGCGAAGGCACCTTAGCTTTTTCTACGGCTATTACATTGCAGTTAGACGATTTACCGCCTAAAGAAGAGGTGTTAATTGTGCCTCACTTTAAGACCGTTCAGGAAAGTTTAGAGGCCACAGTCATTGCCATGACACACAATTTGTATGCTTGCGAACTTTTGGATAAAACCATTTTAGACTGTACAAAGAATAATCGTGAACAATTAAAGAATAGATTCTTTATTGATGGTGACCCTGAAGCGATTTTGATGTTAGAGGTACGAGCAGATTCAAAAGAATTGGTTAAAAGTCAAGCCCAAAAACTAATTCAGGATTTAAAAAAGGCCAATTTTGGATATGCTTTTGCCGAACTATACGGTGAAGATATAGCGAAAGCCTTAGAGCTAAGAAAGGCTGGTTTAGGGTTATTGGGAAATATTGTTGGAGACTCTAAAGCCGTGGCATGTATAGAAGATACTGCTGTAGATTTACAGGATTTACCAAATTATATTGCTGAATTCACCAAGATGATGGATGGCTATAATCAAAAAGCAGTTTACTACGCCCATGCTGGTGCTGGTGAAATACATTTGCGCCCTATTTTAAATTTAAAAAAACCGAAAGACGTAAGGCTTTTTAGAGAGATAACTACCAACACAGCCAAACTGGTTAAAAAATATAAAGGATCGTTCAGTGGTGAACATGGCGATGGTATTGTACGTGCCGAATTCTTACCCTTAATGATTGGTGACAAAAATTACCAATTGCTAAAACGAATCAAACAAGTTTTCGATTCTAATAATCTATTCAATAAAGGAAAGATTGTTGATGCTTTTCCAATGGATGAATCCTTGCGTTATGAGGCGGATAGAAAAGAGCCAGAAATTAAAACGATACTTGATTTTTCAGATTCTGAAGGGCTTTTAAAAGCAGCTGAAAAGTGTAACGGTTCTGGAGATTGTAGAAAGTCGGTTGCGGCTGGAGGCACCATGTGTCCTAGTTATAGAGCTACAAAAAATGAAAAGGATACTACAAGAGCTAGAGCCAATGCGTTACGAGAGTTTTTAACCAATTCTAATAAAGAAAATCCTTTTAACCATGAGGAGCTAAAACAGGTTTTCGATTTATGTTTAAGTTGTAAGGCTTGTGCTAGCGAATGTCCAAGTAATGTAGATGTGGCCAGTTTTAAGGCTGAGTTTTTGTATCAGTATTATAAAGAGAATTCACCTTCGTTAGGAACACGAATAATGGCAAACAATGTAAAGTATAATAAAATTGGCAGTACTTTTCAGGGACTTACCAATGCCGTTTTAAATACAATGTTATCCAAGAACCTTCTAGGAATTGCAAGCAAAAGAAGTATCCCCAAGTTGGCTTCAAAAACATTTAGAAAGTGGTACAGTAAAAATAAGAGCCAATCCAAAAAAAAAGTATACAAAAAAGGGGAACTGTATTTGTTTGTAGATGAGTTTACCAATTATTACGATGTTGAGGTCGGTATAGATACCTTTGAACTACTTTCTAAACTGGGCTATAAAGTGAATATTGTTGACCACGAAGAGAGCGGCCGAAGTCTCATCTCCAAAGGGTTTTTAGATGAAGCCAGGACTATTGCAAACAAAAATACAGCTATTTTTTCTGGTCTAATTTCAGCAAATGTGCCATTGGTTGGTATTGAGCCTTCAGCAATATTATCGTTTAGAGATGAATACTTAAGATTGGCAAAAAATAAAACGGAAGCCTTAAAAATTTCGAAAAACACCTATACAATTGAAGAGTTTATTAAAAACGAAATTTCGAACGGTAATATTTCTGCAGACCAATTTACTACTAAAAAAAAGATTGTGAAGATTCATGGCCATTGCCATCAGAAGGCATTGAGCGGTACCGAATCCACGTTTTTAATGTTAAATCTCCCCAAAAATTACAGTGTGAGTATTATTAATTCTGGTTGCTGTGGTATGGCAGGCTCATTTGGTTACGAAAAGGCGCATTATAAATTAAGCATGCAAATAGGGGAAGATACGTTGTTCCCTAAAATTAGAAACACAGAAAATTCAGTTTTAATAGCTGCTGCAGGCACAAGTTGCAGGCATCAAATTTGGGATGGGACAAAGAGGAAATCCAAGCATCCTGTTAGTATACTCAAAGCTGCTCTCAAATAA
- a CDS encoding tetratricopeptide repeat protein has protein sequence MKFKFTLFFVCFLINVSLIFAQKDIECKTKLSLFHQDVTVKNFDIAYDNWKFVKDSCPELNIAIYSDGEKILKHKIERTKGEARKRLLNELLGVWESRLNYFPNKTPKGQYSAKSFQLKYDNRDVLEKSTEELYHGFDNAFQMDKKTFNHPKALYTYFSLIMELNEAGKKSLKEVFDKYDDINDKIENEVKNYSLKLNKLVEKQNKKIPLNKTEIKAKSSYKNYLKNYSLVSENINKMIATIADCSNLIQLYTKDFEAHKKDSIWLKRAVSRMYHKECTEDPLYEKLAIAYDEVAPSADTKFFVAIILVKKGKTEEAMNYLAKAYELETDTFKKSKLANRIGFTLMRKADYSRARIYYRRALKLNPSNGRPHLAIASMYAMSANNCGKDEFEKRAVYWLAANEARKALIVDPTIKQHAERAIKRYEALAPSKEMIFLCACSGKEIKFSCWINKKVVVPTIKK, from the coding sequence ATGAAATTCAAGTTTACATTATTCTTTGTTTGCTTTTTGATAAACGTAAGTTTAATTTTTGCTCAAAAGGACATAGAATGCAAAACAAAATTGTCTCTTTTTCATCAAGATGTAACAGTAAAAAACTTCGATATAGCCTACGATAATTGGAAATTTGTTAAGGACAGTTGTCCGGAATTAAATATTGCCATTTATAGCGATGGCGAAAAAATATTGAAGCATAAGATTGAGAGGACAAAAGGTGAAGCGCGTAAACGACTTTTGAATGAACTATTAGGGGTTTGGGAAAGTAGGCTTAACTATTTTCCAAATAAAACGCCGAAAGGACAATACAGCGCCAAATCATTTCAGCTTAAGTATGATAATAGGGATGTTCTTGAAAAATCTACCGAAGAACTGTATCATGGTTTTGATAATGCGTTTCAAATGGATAAAAAGACCTTCAATCACCCAAAAGCCCTTTACACTTATTTTTCTTTGATTATGGAGCTTAATGAAGCTGGTAAAAAAAGTCTAAAAGAAGTTTTTGACAAATACGATGACATTAATGATAAAATAGAAAATGAGGTGAAGAATTATTCCCTTAAACTGAATAAACTTGTTGAAAAACAGAACAAAAAGATACCGCTAAACAAAACAGAAATTAAAGCAAAATCGTCGTATAAGAACTATCTAAAAAATTACAGTTTAGTTTCGGAAAACATCAATAAAATGATTGCAACAATAGCTGATTGTTCAAATCTAATCCAATTATATACAAAAGATTTTGAGGCACATAAAAAAGATTCTATTTGGCTAAAACGTGCTGTAAGTAGAATGTACCATAAAGAATGTACTGAAGATCCTTTATATGAAAAGTTAGCCATAGCCTATGATGAGGTAGCACCTTCTGCAGACACCAAATTTTTTGTGGCTATTATCCTTGTGAAAAAGGGAAAAACTGAAGAAGCAATGAATTACTTGGCCAAGGCTTACGAATTAGAAACAGATACTTTTAAAAAATCAAAATTAGCCAACAGAATTGGTTTTACACTAATGAGAAAAGCAGACTATTCCCGTGCTCGAATTTATTACAGAAGAGCCTTAAAGCTTAATCCGTCTAACGGCAGGCCACATTTAGCCATAGCGTCTATGTATGCAATGAGCGCCAATAATTGTGGTAAAGATGAGTTTGAAAAAAGAGCGGTCTATTGGCTCGCAGCAAATGAAGCCAGAAAAGCATTAATAGTAGACCCAACCATAAAGCAACACGCCGAAAGAGCTATCAAAAGATATGAAGCTTTGGCTCCAAGTAAAGAAATGATATTTTTATGTGCGTGTTCTGGAAAAGAGATAAAATTTTCCTGTTGGATTAATAAAAAGGTCGTTGTTCCCACTATAAAGAAATAA
- the dcm gene encoding DNA (cytosine-5-)-methyltransferase, with amino-acid sequence MSIKVVELFAGVGGFRLGLEGWNGKSASSNYTKDLKSNYEVVWSNQWEPSTSIQHANLVYKDKWQGANHCGDDIDTIASNEVSDTKVDSNIPDHDLLVGGFPCQDYSVAGVNTNGIEGKKGVLWWNIHRILEVKRPKFILLENVDRLLKSPVNKRGRDFAILLATLSDLGYDVEWKVINAADYGMPQRRRRVFIFGAHKASGLTIEEGVDWISQNSVLGKSFPSQIKGDRKAFELKGSAVEISNDFVHGKFYNCGSMVGRNILTFDYTPKPDNNINYSDFGSLKDVLIDHGKVGDEFFVDSKKVLKTPIIKEQKPSISLSYLQMNSRDEAVLLTELDKWKYLKGRKAEKRVSSKGAFYYTEGPLSLSDDINLPSRTIITSEGGSGASRFKHLVELEKDVLYRRLTPLELERLNMFPDNHTKHERVTDAKRAFFMGNALVVGIVERIGVVLSKCIKESQDKSALQHLSESEN; translated from the coding sequence ATGAGTATTAAAGTTGTTGAATTATTTGCTGGCGTAGGCGGTTTTAGACTTGGTCTAGAGGGTTGGAACGGGAAATCGGCTTCTTCCAATTATACCAAGGATTTAAAATCTAATTACGAAGTGGTTTGGTCTAATCAATGGGAACCATCAACCAGTATTCAACATGCTAATTTGGTCTATAAAGATAAATGGCAAGGGGCAAATCATTGCGGAGATGATATCGATACCATTGCCAGTAATGAAGTTTCAGACACAAAAGTCGATTCGAATATCCCAGACCACGATTTGCTGGTAGGTGGATTTCCATGTCAGGATTATTCGGTAGCCGGTGTAAACACCAACGGCATTGAAGGTAAAAAAGGTGTGCTTTGGTGGAACATTCATAGAATTTTAGAAGTAAAAAGGCCAAAATTCATCTTGCTTGAAAATGTAGACAGGTTGCTAAAATCTCCAGTAAATAAAAGAGGTCGCGATTTTGCGATACTTTTGGCTACTTTAAGCGATTTGGGTTATGATGTGGAGTGGAAAGTTATCAATGCAGCCGATTACGGTATGCCACAACGGCGAAGACGTGTCTTTATTTTTGGTGCTCACAAAGCAAGTGGTTTAACCATAGAAGAGGGTGTTGATTGGATTTCACAAAATAGCGTGCTTGGTAAATCCTTTCCCTCGCAAATAAAAGGTGATAGAAAAGCATTCGAACTTAAGGGGAGTGCTGTTGAAATCTCCAACGATTTTGTACACGGTAAATTCTACAATTGCGGTTCTATGGTTGGGCGAAATATTTTAACTTTCGATTATACGCCTAAGCCAGATAACAACATTAACTACAGTGATTTTGGTAGTCTAAAAGATGTATTGATAGACCATGGCAAAGTTGGTGACGAATTTTTTGTTGACAGCAAAAAAGTTCTAAAAACTCCGATAATTAAAGAACAAAAACCTAGTATATCGCTTTCCTACCTTCAAATGAATTCCAGGGATGAGGCCGTTTTACTTACGGAATTAGATAAATGGAAATACCTTAAAGGCCGAAAGGCAGAAAAAAGGGTGTCTTCAAAAGGTGCTTTTTATTACACAGAAGGTCCTTTGAGCTTATCAGATGATATTAACTTACCATCCAGAACCATTATCACTTCCGAGGGAGGTTCGGGCGCTTCAAGATTTAAACATCTCGTTGAATTGGAGAAAGATGTTTTGTATAGAAGATTAACACCTTTGGAGTTAGAACGGCTAAATATGTTCCCTGATAATCATACCAAACATGAGCGTGTTACCGATGCTAAACGGGCTTTCTTTATGGGAAATGCTTTAGTAGTTGGTATTGTAGAGCGCATAGGTGTGGTGCTTTCCAAGTGCATTAAAGAGTCGCAGGATAAATCTGCTTTGCAACACCTTTCTGAATCAGAAAATTAA
- a CDS encoding RagB/SusD family nutrient uptake outer membrane protein: MKSKFKYFILSILALTVTVSCDEEFLEPEPLSFLSPDNTLVDTSGFDALLITLRKELRWQYDGERSGICSQSITTDIGFAPARNNRVPRNLALQFTPNSDGGYKMLDYFNRAYSIPISTANLLLFYADRADLESEEERNSITAAAYFHRSYWYYQLVHLYGDVPFVGQVITGPKLDYFTHARKTILDKIESDMEFAVQWLPESNVEGAETKWAGYHLLTKIQLANSNFSGAVQSATEIIDGPFSLVENRFGVDANNPDRDYIWDLARPENVFNGANTETILGFVDRFEAPQSANSGGSGRATHRDFVPAWWNGAVRDSNGARGSIDRISGVWTTMIDTIGRGNAWSRATPYYIYEMWDDANDLRRSDGNWVDKDELVYNNPSSADYLQPVNPNNFGDPAQDSLQFYYAFPHYKTFIAHDESDDSRPDGGFGNGYIYRLAETYLLRAEAHYWLGNTGAAADDINEVRNRANASDISGGDVTIVKILEERAKELYLEEPRKVELTRISLIMADNNLNGYSIDNLSEKSFYYDHVIDKNIFYKVGSTIRGVQATIEPRFVLWPIPAVTITNNSKGVINQNKGFPGAEQNVPPLTVIDDSQ; encoded by the coding sequence ATGAAAAGTAAGTTTAAATATTTTATATTATCAATTTTAGCCCTCACAGTGACCGTCTCTTGTGATGAAGAATTTTTAGAGCCCGAACCGTTATCATTTTTATCACCAGATAATACGTTAGTTGATACATCAGGTTTTGACGCATTATTAATTACTTTGAGAAAAGAATTGAGATGGCAATATGATGGCGAACGTAGTGGCATTTGCTCACAGTCAATCACCACAGATATAGGTTTTGCACCAGCAAGAAATAACCGTGTGCCTCGTAACCTGGCATTACAGTTTACACCCAATAGTGATGGAGGTTACAAGATGCTAGACTATTTTAACAGAGCCTATTCAATCCCTATAAGTACTGCCAATTTACTTCTTTTCTATGCAGATAGAGCAGATTTAGAATCGGAAGAAGAGAGAAATAGCATTACAGCAGCAGCTTATTTCCATAGGTCGTATTGGTATTACCAATTGGTACATCTTTATGGCGATGTACCGTTTGTTGGACAAGTAATTACAGGACCCAAATTAGATTATTTCACCCACGCCAGAAAAACTATTTTAGATAAAATAGAAAGCGACATGGAATTTGCTGTACAATGGCTTCCAGAATCGAATGTTGAAGGTGCAGAAACTAAATGGGCGGGTTATCATTTACTTACTAAAATTCAATTAGCTAACAGTAATTTTTCTGGGGCAGTACAATCGGCAACAGAAATTATTGACGGTCCTTTTAGCTTGGTAGAGAATAGATTTGGTGTAGATGCCAATAATCCTGATAGAGATTACATATGGGATTTGGCAAGACCAGAGAATGTATTCAATGGAGCAAATACCGAAACGATATTAGGCTTTGTAGATCGATTTGAAGCACCACAAAGCGCTAACAGCGGAGGTTCAGGTCGTGCAACCCACAGAGATTTTGTTCCTGCGTGGTGGAATGGTGCAGTTAGAGATAGTAACGGCGCGAGAGGAAGTATTGACAGGATAAGCGGTGTATGGACAACAATGATTGACACTATTGGAAGAGGTAATGCATGGTCAAGAGCGACTCCTTATTACATTTATGAAATGTGGGATGATGCTAATGATTTGAGACGTAGCGATGGTAACTGGGTGGATAAGGATGAGTTAGTTTATAACAATCCAAGTTCGGCAGATTACTTACAGCCGGTTAATCCAAATAATTTTGGAGATCCAGCCCAAGACTCTTTGCAATTTTACTATGCTTTCCCTCATTACAAAACATTTATTGCACATGACGAATCAGATGATTCAAGACCCGATGGCGGGTTCGGTAATGGTTATATTTACCGTTTGGCGGAAACCTATTTACTTCGTGCAGAAGCCCATTACTGGTTAGGGAATACAGGTGCAGCGGCAGATGACATTAATGAAGTTAGAAATAGAGCTAATGCAAGCGATATAAGTGGTGGTGATGTAACTATAGTGAAGATTTTAGAAGAACGTGCTAAAGAATTATATCTAGAAGAACCTAGAAAGGTAGAATTAACACGTATTTCCTTAATTATGGCCGACAATAATCTTAATGGATATTCAATAGATAATCTATCAGAGAAAAGTTTTTATTACGACCATGTTATCGATAAAAACATATTTTATAAAGTAGGTAGCACTATTAGAGGTGTTCAGGCGACCATTGAACCACGCTTTGTTTTGTGGCCAATTCCTGCTGTTACGATAACGAATAACTCAAAAGGAGTTATTAATCAAAATAAAGGATTTCCTGGTGCAGAGCAAAACGTACCACCGTTAACTGTAATAGACGACAGTCAATAA
- a CDS encoding TonB-dependent receptor — protein sequence MRTFIFFLSVAVFGFNTSNGFSQEQIEIKKDKSVTVYQAFKTITKESGFSFIYPEDLFKNAPKVELKKGFIELEVLLDNILSGSNVAFRLSDNKSIIISPSNSSESNTLKPVKQEKFKVTGTVNDENGQPLPGANILEKGTSNGAQTDFDGNFKLEVNDENTVLVVSYLGFLTQEIQLNSQSKITVILKEDAANLDEVIVIGYGTAKKSDLTGAVTRLDAAKYESQSATNVVELLNGTVAGFNSTQGATAAGGGSLEIRGANSLTATTTPLIVLDGVIYRGALSDINPNDLASVDVLKDASSVAVYGAQGANGVVILTTKKGTDKIKVNIALETGVSTIGNHIRPFSAEEYLDFRRDHSVLVDPGAGEGFYNNPNDLPSGVTLDQWRNYNNNSNADDTLEWLNRLNFFDIEIDNFVNGRTTNWYDKVTQSGIRQSADINVSGKKNKTSFFLSFGYTDNEGVIVGDEFKAYRTRVNIDTAINDWFSFGVNTQFSSQDFSAVPAGFDFANRSRSVFRQSPYGTDIDENGDFVLIPHGYQPAQNPLANHYAKQEEDIRNGLFGVLYANIKLPYGFNFRVSYQNRFDFDRNYQFFPSSTRTQGVGLGSRVDFHQHEWMVDNILSWKKEFGNHTFDATFLWNVEELSSRRSFQQASDFAPNENLGFNGLQLGNPEFRVIDNNDQTRRGDALMGRVNYKFKDKYLLTASVRRDGFSAFGERNPRATFPAAALGWVISKESFFPKGDFVNNLKLRFSWGKNGNRSIGNYAALSRLNSNQYLTESGVAQGVIFGGTLANPNLRWEQTEAFNLGLDFGLLSNRINGTVEVYKANTRDLLVNRGLPAISGFTNVNTNIGEVQNKGVEVTINSVNINKPNFRWNSGVVFSLNRNEIVDLFNDTETVTINGEEVTRPVNDVQNGWFVGQDIDVIWEYNITGVWQQGEEAEAAVFGQVPGDYKAEDINGDDQFTQLEDKQFIGYTTPRWRLGLRNDFTFLKNFNLSTFLRGEFGHKGNLNQLTHPQTNLYDRINTYNLPYWTAENPSNEYGSLLQNDQAFETGLDVFRDRSYLRIQDVTLSYNLPKTILDKVKFDSASMYASVRNLYTFTKWEGLDPESNNSPLPRIFSIGFRFSL from the coding sequence ATGAGAACATTTATCTTTTTTTTGAGTGTAGCCGTATTTGGCTTTAACACTTCAAATGGTTTTTCGCAAGAGCAAATAGAAATCAAGAAAGATAAAAGTGTAACGGTATATCAAGCTTTTAAGACAATTACAAAGGAGTCAGGATTCAGTTTCATTTATCCTGAAGATTTATTTAAAAATGCACCGAAAGTAGAACTTAAAAAGGGATTTATTGAATTAGAAGTATTATTGGATAATATTCTTTCTGGCAGTAATGTTGCTTTTAGACTTTCCGATAACAAATCAATTATTATAAGCCCGTCCAATAGTTCAGAATCGAATACGCTAAAACCAGTAAAGCAAGAAAAGTTCAAGGTAACAGGTACGGTAAATGACGAAAATGGCCAACCTTTGCCAGGAGCCAATATATTAGAAAAAGGAACTTCAAATGGTGCACAAACTGATTTTGATGGAAATTTCAAATTAGAAGTTAACGATGAAAATACTGTTTTAGTAGTTTCTTATCTTGGGTTTTTAACTCAAGAAATCCAACTCAATTCGCAAAGTAAAATTACTGTAATTTTAAAGGAAGACGCTGCAAACTTAGATGAAGTTATCGTTATTGGATATGGTACTGCTAAAAAAAGTGATTTAACAGGAGCGGTAACACGATTAGACGCTGCTAAATATGAAAGCCAGTCGGCTACCAACGTTGTAGAGCTTCTTAATGGTACAGTAGCTGGTTTTAATTCAACACAAGGAGCAACTGCTGCAGGTGGAGGTTCGTTAGAAATAAGAGGTGCTAATTCCCTAACAGCAACCACAACACCTTTAATTGTTTTAGATGGAGTAATCTACCGAGGCGCACTATCTGATATAAACCCTAACGATTTAGCATCTGTAGATGTATTAAAAGATGCAAGTTCTGTTGCTGTTTATGGAGCGCAAGGTGCTAATGGTGTTGTAATATTAACCACTAAAAAGGGTACCGATAAAATTAAAGTCAACATAGCTTTAGAAACTGGGGTGTCTACAATAGGGAATCATATAAGACCTTTCAGTGCAGAAGAATACTTAGATTTTAGAAGAGATCATTCCGTTTTAGTAGATCCAGGAGCAGGAGAGGGTTTTTATAACAATCCAAATGATTTACCGTCTGGGGTAACTTTGGACCAATGGAGGAATTATAACAATAACTCAAATGCTGATGATACGCTTGAATGGTTGAACAGATTAAATTTCTTTGATATTGAAATTGACAATTTCGTAAACGGTAGAACTACCAACTGGTACGATAAAGTCACTCAAAGCGGCATTCGCCAATCAGCAGATATAAATGTGTCAGGAAAAAAGAATAAAACTTCCTTTTTCTTATCCTTTGGATATACAGATAATGAAGGGGTAATAGTAGGTGATGAATTTAAAGCATACCGTACCCGTGTAAATATAGATACGGCAATAAATGACTGGTTTAGTTTTGGTGTAAATACACAATTTTCTAGTCAAGATTTTAGTGCTGTTCCTGCCGGTTTCGATTTTGCTAACCGAAGTAGAAGCGTATTTAGACAAAGCCCGTATGGAACCGACATTGATGAGAATGGAGATTTTGTACTTATACCCCATGGTTATCAGCCAGCTCAAAACCCATTAGCCAACCACTATGCCAAACAGGAAGAAGATATAAGAAATGGACTGTTTGGAGTGCTTTACGCAAATATTAAACTTCCATATGGGTTTAATTTTAGAGTATCTTATCAAAATCGTTTTGACTTCGATAGAAATTATCAGTTTTTCCCATCAAGTACTAGAACCCAAGGTGTAGGTCTTGGTAGTAGAGTGGACTTTCATCAGCATGAGTGGATGGTAGATAATATTTTAAGTTGGAAAAAAGAGTTTGGTAATCATACTTTCGACGCAACTTTCTTATGGAATGTTGAAGAATTGTCGAGTAGAAGGTCTTTTCAGCAAGCTTCAGATTTTGCACCTAATGAAAACTTAGGATTTAATGGGCTTCAATTAGGAAACCCTGAATTTCGTGTTATAGATAATAATGATCAAACAAGACGAGGAGATGCTCTTATGGGAAGGGTAAACTACAAGTTTAAGGATAAGTATTTGCTAACTGCATCAGTTAGGAGAGATGGATTTTCTGCCTTTGGAGAAAGAAATCCCAGAGCCACATTTCCAGCAGCAGCATTAGGTTGGGTAATCTCTAAAGAATCTTTTTTCCCTAAAGGAGATTTTGTAAACAACCTTAAACTTAGGTTTTCTTGGGGTAAAAACGGTAACAGGTCTATAGGTAATTATGCCGCTCTGTCACGTCTTAACAGTAACCAATATTTAACTGAAAGTGGTGTAGCACAAGGCGTTATTTTTGGTGGTACTTTGGCTAATCCTAATTTGCGTTGGGAGCAGACAGAAGCTTTTAACCTTGGGCTTGACTTTGGCTTATTAAGCAACAGGATTAATGGTACCGTAGAAGTATATAAAGCGAATACTAGAGACCTTTTAGTAAATAGAGGGTTGCCTGCAATTTCTGGTTTTACAAATGTTAACACTAATATAGGCGAAGTACAGAACAAAGGTGTTGAGGTAACTATAAACTCTGTTAATATAAACAAACCTAATTTTAGATGGAATTCTGGGGTAGTATTCTCATTAAACCGCAACGAAATTGTCGACCTTTTTAATGACACAGAAACTGTTACCATAAATGGTGAAGAAGTTACCCGACCTGTTAACGATGTCCAAAATGGTTGGTTTGTTGGTCAAGACATCGATGTGATTTGGGAGTATAATATTACAGGAGTATGGCAGCAAGGAGAAGAAGCAGAGGCAGCCGTATTTGGTCAAGTTCCGGGAGATTACAAAGCAGAGGATATTAATGGAGACGACCAATTTACACAACTTGAAGATAAACAGTTTATTGGTTATACTACACCGCGTTGGCGATTGGGTTTAAGAAACGATTTTACATTCCTGAAAAATTTCAATCTATCTACATTTTTAAGAGGAGAGTTTGGGCATAAGGGTAATTTAAACCAACTCACACATCCTCAAACGAATCTATATGATCGTATAAACACTTATAATTTACCGTATTGGACTGCAGAAAATCCATCTAATGAGTACGGTAGCTTATTACAAAATGATCAAGCATTTGAAACAGGTCTTGATGTTTTTAGAGACCGCTCTTATTTAAGAATACAGGATGTTACTTTATCTTACAATCTTCCAAAAACAATATTAGATAAAGTAAAATTCGATAGCGCAAGTATGTATGCTTCAGTAAGAAATCTATACACTTTTACTAAATGGGAAGGTTTAGATCCTGAGTCTAACAACTCGCCTTTACCACGTATTTTTTCCATTGGATTTAGATTTAGCCTTTAA